From one Rosa rugosa chromosome 4, drRosRugo1.1, whole genome shotgun sequence genomic stretch:
- the LOC133742718 gene encoding PRA1 family protein B4-like gives MSTTIPLVLPISTTSVAAARSIESQASQPRIATLAFRAFINHITDTVRNGLSQRRPWAELADRSAFAKPGSFSDATFRVRKNYSYFRVNYLAVVALIVAVSLFTHPFSLGLLAAWLFLYLFRPSDQPLVIFGRTFSDTQTLMGLVGLSVFVVFLTSVGSVLISALMVGVAVVLHIHHDQLTWIV, from the coding sequence ATGTCAACCACCATCCCACTTGTCCTCCCGATCTCCACCACCTCTGTCGCCGCCGCCCGATCCATCGAGTCTCAGGCCTCCCAGCCTCGGATCGCCACCCTGGCCTTCCGCGCCTTCATCAACCACATCACCGACACCGTCCGCAACGGCCTCTCGCAGCGCCGCCCCTGGGCCGAGCTTGCCGACCGCTCCGCCTTCGCCAAGCCCGGGTCCTTCTCTGACGCCACCTTCCGCGTCCGCAAGAACTACTCTTACTTCCGCGTCAACTACCTCGCCGTCGTCGCCCTCATCGTAGCCGTCTCCCTCTTCACCCACCCCTTCTCCCTCGGCCTCCTCGCCGCCTGGCTCTTCCTCTACCTCTTCCGCCCCTCCGATCAGCCCCTCGTTATCTTCGGCCGGACTTTCTCCGACACCCAAACCCTAATGGGCCTCGTCGGCCTCAGTGTCTTCGTCGTCTTCCTCACCTCCGTCGGATCCGTCCTCATCTCCGCTCTCATGGTCGGAGTTGCCGTCGTACTCCATATTCACCATGATCAATTAACCTGGATAGTCTGA